From the genome of Methanothrix soehngenii GP6:
GGGCTGCCTGCAGTATGTGGTCAAGCCGCGCACCGGCTCGGGCTCGGAAGGGGTGAGGATCAGCTCCTTTGTCCGGGCGGGCCCGGAGGAGATCGTCACCCGCTACCATGAGGGGCTGCACCTCTCCGCCAGCTTCATCGTGGGGAAAGAGGGTTTTCTGCCCTTAACCCTCAACCGCCAGCTGATCGACTTTGCCGATGGGAAGATGAGATATCAGGGAAGCCAGGTGCCCTACCGCACTCCCCGGGCGGCGGAGATCTGGGAGGCGGCGGAGAAGGCGGCAGATGTCCTGGCTTTGCGCGGTTACGCGGGCATAGATTATGTTTTGGGCGAACGACCGTGGGCAGTGGATGTGAACGCCCGGCCAACGACATCCATCATCGGCATCGCCCGGGTGATGAAAGAGGAGATCGGGGAGCTGATACTGCAGGCAAAGTTTGGCGGGATGCCGGAGCGGGTGCATGTGACAGGGGAGTACACGTTCCTGAAGGGAGAGCTCGGTTGATTAAGAGTAATCCCATTGAGAGATAAGCATAATAGCGAGCATAAGAGATTGGAAACCATGTCCGAAAAAAAGCACGCCTGCGACTCCTGCCCCCTGCGAAGATACTCTGACAAGCACCCAGACTCCGTGGTAGCCAG
Proteins encoded in this window:
- a CDS encoding ATP-grasp domain-containing protein, whose translation is MPISLLSIALSFGLFGHKTSIACSSLAVREFMDIFVAEYASALGLGGTHELEGRAMLSCLVESFASSGHEVAYPTSGPRLKEGKPIMLEAGRDFGSLLQSIEAEACLLIAPDGLQPHFLEIIEGRTANLGSSPAAASLAADKLLSTQALARSGVPVAEIVDRPDPVDKGCLQYVVKPRTGSGSEGVRISSFVRAGPEEIVTRYHEGLHLSASFIVGKEGFLPLTLNRQLIDFADGKMRYQGSQVPYRTPRAAEIWEAAEKAADVLALRGYAGIDYVLGERPWAVDVNARPTTSIIGIARVMKEEIGELILQAKFGGMPERVHVTGEYTFLKGELG